From the genome of Spinacia oleracea cultivar Varoflay chromosome 2, BTI_SOV_V1, whole genome shotgun sequence, one region includes:
- the LOC110788970 gene encoding zinc finger protein ZAT9 produces MERQRCKLCYRKFANGRALGGHMRSHMMNLPIPPKPDPPRPLPPPPKKLQTPSCETVSETESPSSPPFSSSSSSGSERDAVAEPTGSSSLITLQDRESETESFKKNPTRKRRSKRIISKPSSSTTSSEYHFQRRHYRHLNEYDPDDFIINNNNNNSAEEAAAVEAPGSSVSEVTSDEDLAFCLMMMSRDKWNDDCDIGTTRTTTTTRTSNKKRYKCDTCNKVFKSYQALGGHRASHKKQRLRDDGNDRIISYLYEEDERLEEELEKKVHECPVCYRVFASGQALGGHKRSHVLANNNTNSPKKSKKMVITDNESLIDLNLPAPVDDDDDSAVSDVHF; encoded by the coding sequence ATGGAGAGGCAAAGGTGTAAGCTTTGTTATAGGAAGTTTGCTAATGGGAGAGCTTTAGGAGGCCACATGAGGTCTCACATGATGAATCTACCAATCCCTCCTAAACCCGACCCGCCGCGCCCgctaccaccaccaccaaaaaAACTACAAACACCCAGTTGTGAAACCGTGTCGGAAACCGAGTCACCCTCATCGCCACCTTTCTCTTCCTCCTCGTCATCGGGTTCTGAACGCGATGCAGTAGCTGAGCCGACCGGATCATCCTCACTCATTACGCTACAAGATAGAGAAAGCGAGACTGAGTCGTTTAAGAAGAATCCAACTCGGAAGCGGCGATCCAAGCGGATTATTTCAAAACCATCTTCTTCAACTACTTCGTCGGAATATCACTTTCAACGACGACATTACCGCCATCTGAATGAGTATGATCCTGACGAtttcatcatcaacaacaataacaacaactcAGCCGAGGAGGCTGCGGCGGTGGAAGCACCGGGAAGTTCGGTGTCGGAGGTGACTTCCGATGAAGACTTAGCCTTCTGCCTTATGATGATGTCACGTGACAAGTGGAACGACGACTGTGATATTGGTACAACACGAACAACAACCACAACCCGAACTAGTAACAAGAAGAGATACAAGTGTGATACTTGTAACAAAGTTTTCAAATCTTACCAAGCATTAGGTGGTCACAGAGCGAGTCACAAGAAACAACGCCTTCGCGATGACGGCAACGACAGAATAATTAGTTATCTTTACGAAGAAGACGAAAGATTGGAGGAAGAACTGGAGAAGAAGGTTCATGAATGTCCAGTTTGTTACAGAGTGTTTGCTTCAGGACAAGCTCTTGGTGGGCATAAGAGATCTCATGTTCTTGCTAACAACAACACTAATTCTCCTAAGAAGAGTAAGAAGATGGTTATTACTGATAATGAGAGTTTGATTGATCTTAATCTTCCTGCTCCGGTTGACGACGATGATGATTCAGCTGTTTCGGATGTTCATTTCTGA